A region of Bos javanicus breed banteng chromosome 17, ARS-OSU_banteng_1.0, whole genome shotgun sequence DNA encodes the following proteins:
- the FGA gene encoding fibrinogen alpha chain, with protein sequence MRTGRGGSLPFFQLGAPLESALSTAEMFSVRDLCLVLSLVGAIKTEDGSDPPNGDFLTEGGGVRGPRLVERQQSACKETGWPFCSDEDWNTKCPSGCRMKGLIDEVDQDFTSRINKLRDSLFNYQKNSKDSNTLTKNIVELMRGDFAKANNNDNTFKQISEDLRSRIEILRRKVIEQVQHINILQKNVRDQLVDMKRLEVDIDIKIRSCKGSCSRALEHKVDLEDYKNQQKQLEQVIAINLLPSRDIQYLPLIKMSTITGPVPREFKSQLQEAPLEWKALLEMQQTKMVLETFGGDGHARGDSVSQGTGLAPGSPRKPGTSSIGNVNPGSYGPGSSGTWNPGRPEPGSAGTWNPGRPEPGSAGTWNPGRPEPGSAGTWNPGRPEPGSAGTWNPGRPEPGSAGTWNPGRPEPGSAGTWNTGSSGSSSFRPDSSGHGNIRPSSPDWGTFREEGSVSSGTKQEFHTGKLVTTKGDKELLIDNEKVTSGHTTTTRRSCSKVITKTVTNADGRTETTKEVVKSEDGSDCGDADFDWHHTLPSRGNLDDFFHRDKDDFFTRSSHEFDGRIGLAPEFAALGESGSSSSKTSSHSKQFVSSSTTVTRGGSAIESKHFKMEDEAESLEDLGFKGAHGTQKGHTKARPARDCYDVLQTRPSGAQSGIFSIKLPASSKIFSVYCDQETGLGGWLLIQQRMDGSLNFNRTWQDYKRGFGSLNDKGEGEFWLGNEYLHLLTLRGSILRVELEDWAGKGAYAEYHLRVGSEAEDYALEVSSYKGTAGDALIEGSVEEGTEYTSHTGMRFSTFDRDADKWEDNCAEVYGGGWWYNNCQAANLNGIYYPGGSYDPRDNSPYEIENGVVWVPFRGADYSLRAVRMKIRPLVTQ encoded by the exons ATGCGGACTGGAAGAGGAGGCAGTCTTCCTTTCTTTCAGCTGGGTGCTCCTCTTGAGTCAGCCCTATCCACGGCAGAGATGTTTTCCGTGAGGGACCTCTGCCTGGTCCTGAGTTTGGTGGGTGCAATTAAG ACAGAAGATGGTAGTGATCCTCCCAATGGTGACTTTTTAACTGAAGGAGGAGGGGTGCGTGGCCCAAGACTTGTGGAAAGACagcaatctgcctgcaaagagaCAGGCTGGCCCTTCTGCTCTGATGAAGACTGG AATACAAAATGCCCTTCTGGCTGCAGGATGAAAGGGTTGATTGATGAAGTCGATCAAGATTTTACAAGCAGAATAAATAAACTAAGAGATTCACTATTTAATTATCAGAAGAACAGTAAGGACTCTAATACATTGACCAAGAACATAGTGGAACTAATGAGAGGGGATTTTGCCAAAGCTAACA ACAATGATAATACATTTAAACAAATATCAGAAGATCTGAGAAGCAGAATTGAGATCCTGAGGCGCAAAGTCATAGAACAAGTACAACATATCAACATTCTGCAGAAAAATGTCAGGGATCAACTGGTAGATATGAAACGATTGGAG GTGGACATTGATATTAAGATCCGATCTTGCAAAGGGTCATGCAGTAGAGCTTTAGAACATAAGGTAGATCTGGAGGACTATAAAAATCAGCAGAAGCAACTTGAACAGGTTATTGCCATAAACCTACTTCCCTCTAGAGACATTCAATACTTACCATTGATAAAAATGAGTACAATTACAGGCCCTGTTCCCAGAGAGTTCAAGAGCCAGCTCCAAGAGGCCCCTCTAGAATGGAAGGCACTGCTGGAAATGCAGCAGACGAAAATGGTGTTGGAAACTTTCGGTGGCGATGGACATGCCAGAGGAGACTCTGTATCTCAAGGAACAGGATTAgcaccaggaagtcccagaaagCCTGGAACCAGTAGTATTGGAAATGTGAACCCTGGGAGCTATGGACCTGGAAGTAGTGGCACTTGGAACCCCGGCCGCCCTGAGCCCGGAAGTGCTGGCACCTGGAACCCCGGCCGCCCCGAGCCCGGAAGTGCTGGCACCTGGAACCCCGGCCGCCCCGAGCCCGGAAGTGCTGGCACCTGGAACCCCGGCCGCCCCGAGCCCGGAAGTGCTGGCACCTGGAACCCCGGCCGCCCCGAGCCCGGAAGTGCTGGCACCTGGAACCCCGGCCGCCCCGAGCCCGGAAGTGCTGGCACTTGGAATACTGGAAGCTCTGGATCTTCAAGTTTTAGGCCAGATAGCTCAGGTCATGGGAACATTAGGCCTTCCAGTCCAGACTGGGGCACCTTTAGAGAGGAAGGAAGTGTAAGTTCAGGGACAAAGCAAGAGTTCCACACAGGTAAACTTGTCACTACTAAAGGAGATAAAGAGCTTCTGATTGATAATGAGAAGGTCACCTCTGGTCACACAACTACCACTCGTCGTTCATGCTCTAAAGTCATTACAAAGACAGTTACAAATGCCGACGGTCGCACAGAAACGACCAAAGAAGTGGTAAAGTCTGAAGATGGTTCTGACTGCGGTGACGCGGACTTCGACTGGCACCATACTTTGCCTTCGAGGGGTAACCTAGATGATTTCTTTCATAGAGACAAGGATGATTTCTTCACCCGTAGTTCACACGAGTTTGATGGTAGGATAGGCTTAGCACCCGAATTTGCAGCCTTAGGGGAATCGGGCTCTTCCAGTAGTAAAACTTCAAGTCACAGCAAACAGTTTGTAAGCAGCAGCACAACTGTCACCAGAGGTGGCTCCGCGATTGAAAGCAAGCACTTTAAAATGGAAGATGAGGCCGAAAGCCTAGAGGATCTTGGCTTTAAAGGAGCACACGGCACCCAGAAAGGCCATACTAAAGCTCGTCCTGCCAGAG actgttATGATGTCCTCCAAACACGTCCTTCAGGTGCCCAAAGTGGCATTTTCAGTATCAAGCTACCAGCATCCAGtaaaattttttctgtttattgcGATCAAGAGACCGGTTTGGGAGGATGGCTTTTGATCCAGCAAAGAATGGATGGATCACTGAATTTTAACCGAACCTGGCAAGACTACAAGAGAGGTTTCGGCAGCCTAAATGACAAGGGAGAAGGAGAATTCTGGCTAGGCAATGAATACCTCCACTTACTAACCCTGAGGGGCTCCATCCTTAGGGTTGAATTAGAAGACTGGGCTGGGAAAGGGGCTTATGCAGAATATCATTTGAGGGTAGGCTCTGAGGCAGAGGACTATGCCCTTGAGGTCTCCTCTTACAAGGGCACAGCAGGTGATGCTCTGATTGAGGGTTCTGTGGAGGAAGGGACAGAGTACACTTCTCACACTGGCATGCGGTTCAGCACCTTCGACAGGGATGCAGACAAGTGGGAAGACAACTGTGCTGAAGTctacggaggaggctggtggtacAACAACTGCCAGGCAGCCAATCTCAATGGCATCTACTATCCTGGTGGCTCCTATGACCCCAGGGACAACAGTCCCTATGAGATTGAGAATGGTGTGGTCTGGGTCCCCTTCAGAGGTGCAGATTATTCTCTCAGGGCTGTTCGTATGAAAATCCGGCCCCTTGTGACACAATAG